Proteins from a single region of Macrobrachium nipponense isolate FS-2020 chromosome 11, ASM1510439v2, whole genome shotgun sequence:
- the LOC135208186 gene encoding uncharacterized protein DDB_G0271670-like, which yields MQSPPSSSSSSSSSSSSPQHHDRLSRQATATPFYNIPGSFGHSSRALVDVASLRKDKSASYEGPDIEREDPSLRPTLFAISTTTTTSSSTSTSSSSSSSSSSSSSSSSSSSSSSSFQGLSIQRQSISTADSR from the exons ATGcagtctcctccctcctcctcctcctcctcctcctcctcctcctcctccccccaacaCCATGACAGACTCTCCAGGCAGGCAACAGCCACCCCTTTCTATAACATTCCCGGATCCTTTGGCCACTCGAGTCGAGCGTTGGTTGACGTCGCTTCATTAAGGAAGGACAAATCAGCATCCTACGAGGGCCCAGATATCGAACGAGAGGATCCTTCGCTTCGA CCCACCCTCTTTGCCatctccaccaccaccacaacctcctcctccacctccacctcctcttcctcctcctcgtcctcctcctcctcttcctcctcctcctcctcctcctcctcctcctcctcttttcaaGGATTAAGTATCCAGCGACAATCTATCTCGACGGCTGACTCGCGATGA